A single window of Aspergillus flavus chromosome 4, complete sequence DNA harbors:
- a CDS encoding SUR7/PalI family-domain-containing protein, whose amino-acid sequence MANLPFFRKAPQRPEYGRSRSKVLWHRLLRSFLYLIAWIFLVLVVIGDVSNKPVLRQTWFLKIDLSNIIPLSVPNAVLINSIARSIGLHDFYTVGLWNFCEGYNDSGITKCSKPETLYWFNPVEIIMSELLSGATIALPGDITDALKIARIASHWMFALFILSTILTFVMIFLSPLATSSRPPQSIAPDPNVNAAHPAHRRRTFIFLRAFPFFILTFLAALFTIVASVVATVMFIIFKNVFTSADYNLNIEAELGTRMMAFMWIASGCNLLSFILQLGSCCAACCGGRKARKALKNGGANGLPVREKEGPHSPATTTATE is encoded by the exons ATGGCGAACCTCCCATTCTTCCGCAAAGCTCCTCAACGGCCAGAGTACGGCCGGAGTCGTTCGAAAGTTCTCTGGCACCGTCTACTGCGCTCCTTTCTTTATCTCATCGCATGGATCTTCCTGGTTCTGGTCGTCATTGGCGATGTATCCAACAAACCCGTCCTCCGCCAAACGTGGTTCCTCAAGATCGACCTCTCCAACATCATCCCGCTCTCCGTCCCCAATGCCGTCCTGATTAACAGTATTGCGCGATCCATCGGTCTCCATGATTTCTACACCGTCGGTCTGTGGAATTTCTGTGAGGGATACAATGATAGTGGCATCACCAAATGCTCCAAACCGGAGACTCTCTACTGGTTCAACCCGGTCGAGATCATCATGTCCGAACTGCTCTCCGGAGCTACCA TTGCCCTCCCCGGAGATATCACCGACGCTCTCAAGATCGCCCGGATCGCCTCTCATTGGATGTtcgctctcttcatcctgtcCACCATTCTGACCTTCGTCATGATCTTCCTCTCTCCGCTAGCTACGTCCTCGCGACCCCCGCAGTCCATCGCACCGGACCCCAACGTCAACGCTGCTCACCCGGCCCACCGTCGCCGCACCTTTATCTTCCTCCGCGCCTTTCCGTTCTTCATTCTGACCTTCCTTGCGGCCCTCTTCACCATTGTCGCCTCCGTCGTCGCAACCGTCAtgttcatcatcttcaagaacgTGTTCACCTCGGCGGACTATAACCTGAACATTGAGGCGGAACTGGGCACCCGCATGATGGCCTTCATGTGGATTGCGAGCGGCTGCAACCTGCTGTCGTTCATCCTGCAGTTGGGCTCCTGCTGTGCAGCTTGTTGCGGTGGCCGGAAGGCCCGGAAGGCGCTGAAGAACGGCGGTGCGAATGGATTGCCGGTGCGCGAGAAGGAGGGTCCTCATAGTCCTGCGACGACGACAGCTACAGAGTGA